GGCCTGCTGGAAGCTCGCCCCCGCACTCGCCGCCGGCAATTGCGTGGTGCTGAAGCCGGCCGAGCAGACGCCGGCCTCGATCATGGTCTGGGCCGAGATCATCGGTGATCTCTTGCCGCCCGGTGTTCTCAATATCGTCAACGGCTTCGGCCTGGAGGCCGGCAAGCCGCTCGCATCCAGCCCGCGCATCGCAAAAATCGCCTTCACCGGCGAGACCACGACGGGCCGGCTGATCATGCAATATGCCAGCCAGAACCTCATTCCGGTCACGCTCGAGCTCGGCGGCAAGTCGCCGAACATCTTCTTCAACGACGTCACCGCCGAAGACGACGACTTCTTCGACAAGGCGATCGAAGGCTTTGTCATGTTCGCGCTGAACCAGGGCGAGGTCTGCACCTGTCCGAGCCGCGCGCTGGTGCACGCGGACATTTACGATCGCTTCATGGAGCGGGCGCTGAAGCGCGTCGCGGCGATCAAGCAGGGCGATCCGCGCGCCGCCGACACCATGATCGGCGCGCAAGCCTCGAACGACCAGCTGGAGAAGATCCTCTCCTACATCGACATCGGCAAGCGGGAGGGCGCCAAGGTGCTGGCGGGCGGTGCGCGCGCCGAGCTTGCGGGCGATCTCGCCGGCGGCTTCTACGTCCAGCCGACGGTGTTCGAAGGCCACAACAAGATGCGGATCTTCCAGGAGGAGATATTTGGTCCTGTGGTCTCGGTCACCACGTTCAAGACCGACGACGGGGCGCTCGCGATCGCCAACGATACGCTCTATGGCCTCGGCGCCGGCGTCTGGAGCCGCGATGCCAACCGCTGCTACCGCTTCGGCCGCGCGATCCAGGCCGGCCGGGTCTGGACCAACTGCTACCACGCCTATCCCGCCCATGCCGCGTTCGGCGGCTACAAGCAGTCGGGCGTCGGGCGCGAGACCCACAAGATGATGCTGGATCACTACCAGCAGACCAAGAATCTGCTGGTCAGCTACAGCCCGAAGAAGCTGGGCTTCTTCTGATCGGCAAGTTCTTATCGGAAAGTTCTGATTGGGTGGGCACGGGCGGCGTCATCACGGCGCCGCCTGTGTACATCGGTTACCGCTGGCCCCGCCGTCATCCGTCTGTCAGAGAATTGAGACAAGACGACAGCCCGATCGCACACCATGCGATGTCAGGCAGGACGGAGGCGCGGCCATGACGACCAATCCCTTGCAGCGGAAGATTCATGTCGGAGCGATGCTGCTCGGCGCGGCGGCCCTGGCGTTGCTTGCACCGTCGGCGGCCTTGGCGCAGGCGGCGCCATCAGGCGCAAAACCCTTCCTCACCGTCGACGGCAAGGCGCCGCTGATCCTCGGACATCGCGGCGTGCCGGGACTGGTGCCCGAAGAGACCGAGCCCTCGTACGACCTCGCCGCAGCGCTCGGAACCGACGCGCTCGAAGAGGACCTTCACCTCACCAAGGACTGCGTCCTGGTCGTGCGTCACAACCCCTGGCTCGCCGACAACACCAACGTGGCCGAGGTGGCGAAGACCAATGCGGCGGTCGCGGCCCGCAAGCGCACGGTGCCCGGCGTGCGCGTCAAGGCGCCGGCTGCCGCCGGCGTGCCAGCAGACTACCTCGTCGATCTCACCGATCCGTCCGATCCCAAATCGGTGCTGAAGTCATTGATCGTTGACGGTGAAGATCACACCAACGACTGGTCGATCACCGACTTCACCATGGCCGAGCTGAAGGAGTGGATCGGCGGCACCACCTATGATGCAGCCAATGAGCGGCCCAAGGTGTTCAACGGCAAATTCCCGGTCATCAGCTTCCAGGACGTCCTCGACATCGCCAAGGCGAAGAGCAAGGGGACCGGGCAGTCCATCCTGGTCTATCCGGAAACCAAGAATCCGACCTGGAACAATGCCCAGGCCATCGCCAATGGCTGCGGCGCGCCCGGCAGCCATCCGCTCGAGGATGCCTTGATCAAGATCATCAAGGACAACGGCCTCAATACCAAGGACGCGCCGATCCTGGTCCAGAGCTTCGAGCCCGGCAGCCTGAAATATATGCGCAGCCATGGCCTGGAGACGCGGCAGGTCCAGCTCGTCGACGGCAACGGCATCGACTTCAAAACCGGCAAGGTCTTGCTCAACAACATCACCAATTCCCGTCCGTTCGACTGGACGGTGGCCGGCGATGCGCGGCTCTACGATGCGATGCTAACCCCCGCGGGCCTTGCCGAGATCAAGACCTATGCCGACGGCATCGGCCCGTGGAAGGCCTATATCGTGCCGCTCAAGATCGCGCCGTGGAAGGACGCCAATGCCGACGGCACGCCCTACAAGGGCTCGACACCGGAGGCTTCAACGCAGGAGGCAACCAGCCTGATCGCCGACGCGCACAAGCTCGGCCTGTTCGTGCACGTCTTCACGTTCCGCAATGAGAAGAAATATCTCGCGGCCGACTATCACGCCGATCCGGCCCAGGAATATCTCAAATTCTTCCGGCTCGGCGTGGATGGGGTGTTCACTGATTTCACGCATACCGGCGTTGCCGCCCGCGCAGCGTATTTGCGAGAGCTCGGCTGGTGAGCCGAGCATTGCGAAAGCCGAATGTTGCCTGATCAAGCCTAAAGGTTTTGCAAAATTTCGGCCACGTTGCAGTGCGGCATAATG
This portion of the Bradyrhizobium diazoefficiens genome encodes:
- the adh gene encoding aldehyde dehydrogenase; translation: MNKMEFLGVTQNPFAERYDNFIGGKFVAPISGKYFDNASPVNGRIVCKIARSDAQDVEAALDAAHAAKGAWGRTSVAERAAILNRIADRMEENLERLAIAETWDNGKPIRETRAADLPLAIDHFRYFAGVVRAQEGSIGEIDHDTIAYHFHEPLGVVGQIIPWNFPLLMACWKLAPALAAGNCVVLKPAEQTPASIMVWAEIIGDLLPPGVLNIVNGFGLEAGKPLASSPRIAKIAFTGETTTGRLIMQYASQNLIPVTLELGGKSPNIFFNDVTAEDDDFFDKAIEGFVMFALNQGEVCTCPSRALVHADIYDRFMERALKRVAAIKQGDPRAADTMIGAQASNDQLEKILSYIDIGKREGAKVLAGGARAELAGDLAGGFYVQPTVFEGHNKMRIFQEEIFGPVVSVTTFKTDDGALAIANDTLYGLGAGVWSRDANRCYRFGRAIQAGRVWTNCYHAYPAHAAFGGYKQSGVGRETHKMMLDHYQQTKNLLVSYSPKKLGFF
- a CDS encoding glycerophosphodiester phosphodiesterase family protein, which encodes MTTNPLQRKIHVGAMLLGAAALALLAPSAALAQAAPSGAKPFLTVDGKAPLILGHRGVPGLVPEETEPSYDLAAALGTDALEEDLHLTKDCVLVVRHNPWLADNTNVAEVAKTNAAVAARKRTVPGVRVKAPAAAGVPADYLVDLTDPSDPKSVLKSLIVDGEDHTNDWSITDFTMAELKEWIGGTTYDAANERPKVFNGKFPVISFQDVLDIAKAKSKGTGQSILVYPETKNPTWNNAQAIANGCGAPGSHPLEDALIKIIKDNGLNTKDAPILVQSFEPGSLKYMRSHGLETRQVQLVDGNGIDFKTGKVLLNNITNSRPFDWTVAGDARLYDAMLTPAGLAEIKTYADGIGPWKAYIVPLKIAPWKDANADGTPYKGSTPEASTQEATSLIADAHKLGLFVHVFTFRNEKKYLAADYHADPAQEYLKFFRLGVDGVFTDFTHTGVAARAAYLRELGW